A window of Candidatus Xiphinematobacter sp. Idaho Grape contains these coding sequences:
- the cyoE gene encoding heme o synthase → MLRSVLIGSVKWWEIACDLNLLVKTRLCLLVLHTTLVGFLMGRRDVLFSYRTLFITLVGTALSAGGATALNQWLEQDWDACMERTRNRPLPGGRFCPSGALTGGILSSLTGIFILLLFVNRLCATLTIFTIASYLFLYTPLKRTTSLNTLVGAVSGALPPLIGCAAVRGQIGIEGYFLFTTLWLWQVPHFLAVAWMYRRQYARAGFVMLSKRDDSGIATSFQALVYTILLLIVSLLPVAAGLNTIFYLLPALSLGSWLVVQSSKFMQERSYANARALFISSIFYLPLLLGALLVTRR, encoded by the coding sequence ATGTTGCGATCTGTCCTCATCGGCTCGGTGAAATGGTGGGAGATTGCCTGTGACCTTAATTTGCTAGTCAAGACTCGCTTGTGCCTCTTAGTTCTTCATACCACCCTTGTGGGATTTTTGATGGGGCGACGTGACGTCTTATTTTCCTATAGGACACTGTTCATTACACTTGTTGGCACCGCCTTGAGCGCTGGTGGAGCTACTGCGCTAAATCAGTGGTTAGAACAAGACTGGGATGCTTGTATGGAACGTACTCGCAATCGGCCGTTGCCAGGAGGACGGTTCTGCCCTTCTGGGGCTCTTACGGGAGGGATCTTAAGCTCTCTCACCGGCATCTTCATTCTACTTCTATTTGTGAATAGACTGTGTGCAACTCTTACAATTTTTACTATAGCTAGCTACCTTTTTCTTTACACTCCACTAAAGCGGACTACTTCTTTAAACACTCTGGTGGGAGCTGTATCTGGGGCACTTCCTCCTTTAATCGGCTGCGCAGCAGTGCGTGGCCAAATTGGAATAGAGGGGTATTTCCTCTTTACTACATTATGGCTCTGGCAGGTGCCTCATTTTCTTGCTGTAGCCTGGATGTATCGCCGTCAATATGCTAGGGCAGGATTTGTCATGCTATCCAAAAGGGATGACTCTGGCATAGCTACTTCTTTTCAGGCACTGGTTTATACTATCCTCCTCCTGATAGTCTCGCTTCTTCCCGTTGCAGCAGGTCTTAACACCATATTTTATCTCCTGCCTGCGCTGTCTTTAGGCAGTTGGCTAGTTGTCCAATCATCAAAATTTATGCAGGAACGCTCTTATGCCAATGCCCGTGCTCTGTTTATTTCCTCTATCTTCTACCTTCCGTTACTCCTCGGGGCCCTATTGGTCACAAGAAGATAA
- a CDS encoding SCO family protein, with amino-acid sequence MKSAVVLYKPSYLFWLLIVVGVAYMGLRHTFLSSQKKVLDHYGGVPEFQLLNQEGKMVTLKDLRGNIWVAAFVFTRCRGPCPIITTHMAKLSKILREGSRAKLVSITVDPDYDTPMVLSRYAENFHADPKRWIFLTGPREKVEALVVSGMYQAVVRGSQSGGAIHSTQLVLVDPHGQIRAIHDGTNPQVITQIVRDIYGLEQEFAVN; translated from the coding sequence ATGAAAAGTGCTGTTGTGCTTTACAAGCCTTCCTACCTCTTCTGGTTACTAATTGTTGTGGGTGTAGCCTACATGGGGCTCCGTCACACCTTTCTATCTAGCCAGAAGAAAGTCTTAGACCACTACGGAGGTGTACCAGAGTTTCAACTCTTGAACCAGGAGGGAAAGATGGTTACTCTAAAGGATCTAAGGGGAAATATTTGGGTTGCAGCCTTTGTTTTTACGCGCTGCCGGGGACCATGCCCCATCATTACCACTCATATGGCCAAACTGAGCAAGATCCTCAGAGAGGGGAGTCGGGCAAAACTAGTAAGTATCACGGTGGATCCGGACTACGATACGCCAATGGTCCTGTCCAGATATGCAGAGAATTTTCATGCGGACCCCAAAAGGTGGATCTTTCTCACTGGCCCAAGGGAAAAAGTAGAGGCACTTGTGGTAAGTGGCATGTATCAAGCTGTTGTTCGCGGTTCCCAGTCAGGGGGGGCTATCCATTCTACCCAACTGGTCCTTGTTGATCCTCACGGGCAAATTCGTGCGATCCATGATGGCACAAATCCACAGGTAATTACCCAAATTGTTAGGGATATTTACGGGTTAGAACAAGAATTCGCTGTGAACTAA
- a CDS encoding DUF420 domain-containing protein codes for MNIQRLPAINACLNFLSSVFIIVGWWFISLKHKRLHIISMLMATVTSIVFLIFYLVYHFNTQAITRFTATGIIRLAYFTLLTSHVVLAFSVPPLVILTLIPAIYSRFDRHRYIAKWTLPIWLYVSVTGVLVYMTLYRWLPSTGS; via the coding sequence GTGAATATTCAGAGACTACCTGCTATTAATGCCTGCCTTAACTTTCTTAGTAGTGTGTTCATTATAGTTGGGTGGTGGTTTATCTCTCTCAAACATAAGAGACTACACATCATTAGTATGCTTATGGCCACTGTCACTTCCATCGTGTTTCTTATTTTCTATCTTGTTTACCATTTCAATACGCAGGCAATCACACGTTTTACCGCTACAGGCATCATACGACTTGCTTACTTTACCCTGCTGACCTCTCACGTGGTACTAGCATTTAGTGTCCCTCCATTGGTTATTCTAACACTAATACCAGCAATTTATTCTCGCTTTGATAGGCACCGTTATATTGCCAAGTGGACTTTACCAATCTGGCTGTATGTTTCTGTAACTGGTGTTCTTGTCTATATGACACTCTACCGATGGTTGCCTTCTACAGGTAGTTAA
- a CDS encoding c-type cytochrome, with amino-acid sequence MKPSLNNGLLRSPFLWLAGGGILLFFSTVLVLFPSSTRLYTGISGVSLHNGDSERKKLGRYIFRTNCLICHQASGQGSLSLYPPLAKSEWVLARGSHSKEHLILILLHGLQGPIVVRGSVYDGYMSGWSHLSDSEIAAVLSYIRTEWDNLATPITSQMVATVRKNVPRTRPWTWNELRAGHPDGKRNVKEE; translated from the coding sequence GTGAAGCCTTCTCTCAATAATGGCCTACTTAGGAGTCCGTTCCTATGGCTTGCTGGTGGGGGAATACTTTTGTTTTTTTCGACAGTGCTGGTGCTCTTCCCCTCTAGTACTAGACTATACACTGGTATCTCCGGTGTTTCTCTGCACAACGGAGATTCTGAAAGGAAGAAACTAGGCCGCTACATTTTCAGAACAAATTGCTTGATCTGCCATCAAGCTAGTGGGCAAGGCTCTCTTTCTCTGTATCCGCCACTAGCCAAAAGTGAGTGGGTTCTTGCACGAGGTTCTCATTCTAAGGAACATCTAATCTTAATCCTTCTCCATGGACTGCAGGGGCCCATTGTGGTGCGAGGTAGCGTCTATGACGGGTATATGTCCGGATGGAGTCACTTGTCCGATAGTGAGATCGCGGCCGTCCTCTCCTATATCCGTACGGAGTGGGATAATTTAGCCACGCCTATTACTTCACAGATGGTGGCAACAGTTCGAAAGAATGTGCCGCGCACTCGACCCTGGACGTGGAATGAGTTACGGGCAGGCCATCCAGATGGGAAACGCAACGTAAAGGAGGAATGA
- a CDS encoding exodeoxyribonuclease III → MRLISWNVNGIRSILSKGFFSFLRESQATVICLQEIRAYPSQVADVCWPAGWHLFWNPASRYGYAGTLLMTRQLPLLVTTGLGIAQHDNEGRVISAEFPGFYLVNVYTPNSGRKLTRLDYRIQEWTPAFLGYLLRLMKKKPIIFCGDMNVAHQKIDLARPHEHARHAGFTTEERMAFSKILAAGFLDTFRIFHTEGGNYTWWSYQKSSRARNVGWRIDYFCVSAHLRGSLCDAFIWPFIPGSDHCPVGVEIFV, encoded by the coding sequence TTGAGACTTATTTCTTGGAACGTTAACGGAATTCGCTCCATCCTTTCGAAAGGATTTTTCTCCTTTCTAAGGGAGAGTCAGGCTACGGTCATATGTCTCCAAGAGATAAGAGCATACCCTAGCCAAGTAGCAGATGTTTGTTGGCCTGCTGGGTGGCATCTTTTTTGGAACCCCGCTAGCCGATATGGATATGCCGGCACATTGCTTATGACTCGGCAACTGCCATTGCTGGTCACTACTGGGCTAGGAATAGCCCAACATGACAACGAGGGACGCGTCATCTCTGCTGAATTTCCAGGTTTTTATCTAGTCAATGTCTATACTCCTAACTCTGGGAGGAAACTAACCCGCCTAGACTATCGCATTCAGGAGTGGACTCCTGCTTTTCTTGGGTACCTTCTTCGCCTGATGAAGAAAAAGCCTATCATTTTCTGTGGAGATATGAACGTTGCTCATCAAAAAATCGACTTAGCACGACCTCATGAGCACGCACGACATGCTGGGTTTACTACCGAAGAGAGAATGGCCTTCTCGAAAATTCTTGCTGCTGGATTCCTCGATACCTTTCGAATATTTCACACTGAGGGTGGGAATTATACCTGGTGGAGTTACCAAAAATCTTCGCGAGCACGGAACGTAGGATGGAGAATCGACTATTTTTGTGTTTCAGCCCATCTACGAGGATCCCTCTGTGATGCTTTTATCTGGCCGTTTATCCCTGGTTCAGATCACTGCCCGGTTGGAGTCGAAATTTTTGTATGA